The Stieleria sp. JC731 genome has a segment encoding these proteins:
- a CDS encoding response regulator transcription factor — MSNSASTEARRILVVDDNPAIHEDFKKILHQPEATDLSDLKAQLFGESETTEEQLSFEIEDAYQGQEALEKLNAAIAEGNPFTVAFVDMRMPPGWDGMETIQHLWEADPSLQVVICSAYSDRQWTDVLRDFGVRDNLLILKKPFDNVEVLQLAQALSEKHRLTKMFESKIEDLGQLVDQLSAKSEANAAEG, encoded by the coding sequence ATGAGCAACTCGGCGTCTACTGAAGCGCGACGAATTCTTGTCGTTGATGACAACCCCGCGATCCACGAGGATTTCAAGAAGATTCTTCATCAGCCGGAGGCGACGGATCTTAGCGACTTAAAAGCGCAGTTGTTCGGGGAGAGCGAGACGACCGAAGAGCAGTTGAGTTTCGAGATCGAGGATGCTTACCAAGGGCAAGAGGCACTCGAGAAACTCAATGCGGCAATCGCGGAAGGGAATCCATTCACCGTTGCGTTTGTTGATATGCGTATGCCTCCAGGATGGGATGGTATGGAGACAATCCAGCATCTGTGGGAGGCGGATCCGAGTCTTCAGGTGGTTATTTGCTCGGCATATTCGGATCGGCAGTGGACGGACGTGCTTAGGGATTTCGGGGTCCGCGACAATTTGCTGATCCTGAAGAAACCTTTTGACAACGTCGAGGTGCTGCAGCTTGCACAAGCGCTGAGCGAAAAGCATCGCCTGACGAAAATGTTCGAGAGTAAGATTGAGGACCTTGGTCAGTTGGTCGATCAACTGAGCGCGAAGTCGGAAGCAAACGCCGCTGAAGGGTAA
- a CDS encoding PAS domain S-box protein, whose protein sequence is MRFLSSSGDSDHRELSAVESTLRNHFHSIHVRTDRMFAVLMLLQWLGAFAIAAFTSRLTWDGANSSPHPHLLMAVFGGGALALFPIFLAVYHPGTKLTRMVITCSQALFSTLLIHLSGGRIETHFHVFGSLAFLAAYRDPTALLTATSIVALDHWARGVWWPESVFGIATASQWRWLEHAGWVLFELLFLLTIVRQSVSEMSQSALRKVQLDQALELAEESEQRFRGGFEQSALGMAFKSLDGGYLRINDKYCQITGYARDELFTKRFQEITHPDDIAIHAEVLKKLSSGESSSCEFDKRYIHKAGHDVWVRLTLSLIRDDQGTPLHLIAAAQDITAERAAQEQIAKLSLVASKTRHSVIIAGPDGAIQWVNEGFTNLTEYTAEEAIGAFPGELLQGPETESETKSLIRDKLRRMESVSVEILNYTKRKRPYWINLEIDPVFDKAGELTYFIATQTDITERKRRSEQLERAIEAAESANHAKSRFLANMSHEIRTPLNGILGFTEVLLRDWQHASPAEVDEHLGTVRRSGQHLLTLINDVLDISKIEAEKMCVELIPCSPHQIISDTISILRVTATEKGIGLDYRWEGAIPNAINSDPYRFKQMLLNVIGNAIKFTDQGAVVVVAYIDTAANDQLVVEIRDTGTGIPEDKLETIFEPFVQADDTVTRKYGGTGLGLSISKKIAHALGGNLSVASVVGRGSTFTARIATGGECNLGAVDRNLATSDVQEHTATFDDLNGLSVLVVDDGDTNRKLIRLLLERAGAKVWLAENGQVAVDMVSHAAFDVILMDMQMPVLDGYAATSKIRKSGFTIPIVALTANAMSGDRDKCLKIGCSGYLSKPIDCNSLYSELSKYRNVDAGKPKRPSLIKSELPTNDPVFRDIVEQFLQTFESKMGLLEKAWDQSDFDELGRIAHWLRGAAGTVGYHCFTDPAAELEQVAVARSSNGSREKLDVIQDLRSRLTV, encoded by the coding sequence ATGCGATTTTTGTCTAGTAGCGGCGATAGCGATCACCGTGAACTGTCAGCCGTTGAATCGACTTTGCGAAACCATTTTCATTCCATCCACGTCCGTACGGACCGGATGTTTGCAGTTTTAATGCTGCTTCAATGGTTGGGCGCGTTCGCAATTGCCGCGTTCACTTCGCGGCTGACTTGGGACGGTGCAAACAGTTCGCCACACCCGCACTTGTTGATGGCTGTATTCGGTGGTGGGGCACTTGCACTATTTCCAATTTTCTTGGCCGTGTACCATCCCGGAACGAAGCTGACCCGCATGGTGATTACCTGCAGCCAAGCTTTGTTTTCTACGCTGCTGATACACCTAAGTGGTGGAAGGATCGAAACGCACTTCCATGTGTTCGGATCGTTGGCCTTTTTGGCTGCTTATCGAGATCCCACCGCGTTGCTAACGGCAACGTCGATCGTCGCTTTGGACCATTGGGCGCGCGGTGTGTGGTGGCCTGAATCCGTCTTCGGGATTGCGACAGCGTCTCAATGGCGATGGTTGGAGCATGCCGGTTGGGTATTGTTCGAATTGTTGTTCTTGTTGACTATCGTTCGGCAGAGTGTCAGCGAAATGAGTCAATCAGCACTTCGAAAGGTGCAGCTAGACCAGGCATTGGAACTAGCCGAAGAAAGCGAGCAACGATTTCGTGGCGGGTTTGAGCAGTCCGCTTTGGGGATGGCGTTCAAGTCACTGGACGGCGGGTATTTGCGAATCAATGACAAATACTGCCAGATCACGGGATACGCACGAGATGAGCTGTTCACAAAGCGTTTCCAAGAAATCACGCATCCCGATGATATCGCCATTCATGCCGAAGTTTTAAAGAAGCTCTCATCCGGTGAATCATCGAGTTGTGAATTTGACAAACGCTATATCCATAAAGCCGGACATGATGTCTGGGTGCGTTTGACGCTATCCCTGATTCGGGATGATCAGGGAACGCCGTTGCACTTAATTGCGGCGGCGCAAGACATTACGGCAGAACGGGCCGCTCAGGAGCAAATTGCCAAGCTTTCATTGGTAGCCAGCAAAACAAGGCATTCGGTCATCATTGCCGGACCTGATGGCGCAATTCAGTGGGTCAATGAAGGGTTTACAAACCTGACTGAGTACACGGCCGAGGAGGCTATCGGGGCATTTCCAGGTGAGTTGTTGCAGGGGCCTGAGACCGAGTCTGAAACCAAATCATTGATACGTGACAAACTCCGACGGATGGAAAGTGTCAGTGTTGAGATCCTTAACTACACAAAACGAAAAAGGCCCTATTGGATAAACCTGGAAATCGATCCGGTTTTCGATAAGGCTGGTGAGTTGACATACTTTATCGCGACACAGACAGACATCACCGAGCGGAAACGGCGCTCTGAACAGCTTGAGAGGGCGATCGAGGCCGCGGAATCTGCCAATCACGCAAAAAGCCGCTTTCTTGCCAACATGAGTCACGAAATAAGGACTCCGCTAAACGGAATTCTTGGATTCACAGAAGTGTTGTTGCGTGACTGGCAGCACGCGAGTCCTGCGGAAGTGGACGAGCATCTAGGAACGGTTCGGCGTAGTGGCCAGCACCTGCTGACTTTGATCAATGACGTATTGGATATCTCCAAAATCGAAGCGGAGAAGATGTGCGTCGAGTTGATCCCATGTTCGCCACATCAAATCATCTCGGATACGATTTCAATTCTTCGAGTCACGGCGACCGAAAAAGGCATCGGGCTGGACTACCGATGGGAGGGGGCGATTCCGAACGCCATTAATTCTGACCCTTATCGGTTCAAGCAAATGTTGTTGAACGTGATTGGAAATGCGATCAAGTTTACAGATCAAGGGGCAGTTGTCGTGGTGGCGTACATTGACACCGCCGCCAACGACCAATTGGTTGTGGAGATTCGAGATACCGGTACTGGCATCCCCGAAGATAAGCTGGAGACGATTTTTGAGCCGTTCGTTCAAGCGGATGATACCGTGACCCGCAAATATGGAGGCACCGGGTTGGGACTGTCCATCAGCAAGAAGATCGCGCACGCCTTGGGCGGTAATCTTTCGGTTGCAAGTGTCGTCGGGCGAGGGAGTACCTTCACCGCACGAATCGCGACCGGGGGCGAATGTAACTTAGGAGCCGTCGATCGAAACCTGGCAACGTCTGATGTTCAAGAGCACACAGCAACGTTCGATGATCTTAACGGTTTGAGCGTATTGGTCGTCGATGATGGTGACACGAATCGAAAACTAATTCGTCTGTTGCTAGAACGAGCAGGGGCAAAGGTTTGGTTGGCGGAGAACGGCCAGGTGGCAGTCGACATGGTATCGCACGCTGCTTTTGACGTGATCTTGATGGACATGCAAATGCCTGTCCTGGACGGTTACGCGGCCACCTCGAAAATTCGGAAATCTGGGTTTACCATTCCGATCGTGGCATTGACCGCGAACGCAATGTCAGGAGACCGTGATAAGTGTCTCAAAATCGGATGCAGCGGCTACCTTTCAAAGCCAATCGATTGCAATTCCTTGTATTCGGAATTGTCAAAGTATCGGAACGTTGATGCAGGGAAACCGAAACGTCCTTCATTGATTAAGTCAGAATTGCCGACTAATGACCCAGTGTTTAGGGATATTGTTGAGCAGTTTCTACAGACGTTCGAAAGCAAAATGGGATTGTTAGAGAAAGCTTGGGACCAAAGTGACTTTGACGAACTGGGGCGGATCGCACATTGGCTGCGAGGTGCAGCGGGAACGGTCGGCTACCATTGCTTTACCGACCCTGCGGCGGAATTGGAACAAGTCGCGGTGGCACGAAGCTCGAACGGGTCCCGTGAAAAGTTAGACGTTATCCAAGATCTTCGAAGTCGCCTGACGGTTTAG
- a CDS encoding pilus assembly protein TadG-related protein: protein MKPRHNRSGKIAVLAMITLPMFVSIAALVFDGGVGMSEHLNLQHAADTASTAAAASLHSGNDATDATDIAREMVSNGQGMNDANITVNIPPSSGRYAGENGYVEVIAERQYDSIFSGYIDGALQREMKATSVSGIVSNPNGAALAILDPDPADISFSNVQNLISNIDRVALVEEAVDQLDTSILQIGPLNIPSVLSGLLGLLKNTLGDTVSDLLDTELLDPVSAICPPLLTLTGGLEIEGLGQLRVNGAVHVNNKGGRVDRYGRPAGKSGLPPYGISCMPLVSTTRLAAKHIYVAGGVDSTSNYCPYDSGGRNPLRCNQRQVPDPFGSLVPPAYNPATSKGNRVVAALTGSGANNVVSALLSQISPLLQTLLSPVTGLLEDLLCDVTLEPGVYDSLTIVSLGGSVKLNAGIYVITDVSPITQMSLCILGSVEADGVMFYIAKPQSYIPLPSNLQPSVLIAPLIHTCTFRGLNNGVSPYKDLVLYQDPTDIRPMIIESQNLIGTGSFSGSIYNKSGHVTWVAGGGTYDMKAAAGTMRVVTVTNSELAPSEPFPAATSVMLLE, encoded by the coding sequence ATGAAACCCAGGCACAATAGATCAGGGAAAATCGCCGTGTTGGCGATGATCACGCTCCCGATGTTCGTCTCCATCGCCGCTCTCGTGTTCGACGGTGGTGTGGGAATGAGCGAACACCTAAATCTGCAGCATGCCGCCGACACCGCCTCAACAGCCGCCGCCGCCAGCCTGCATAGCGGGAACGATGCGACGGACGCTACAGATATCGCCCGCGAAATGGTCAGCAACGGACAAGGGATGAACGATGCGAATATCACCGTCAACATCCCACCGTCGTCGGGCAGGTACGCCGGAGAGAATGGATATGTCGAAGTCATTGCCGAACGTCAATACGATTCGATATTCAGCGGCTACATCGACGGTGCATTGCAGAGGGAAATGAAGGCAACGTCAGTTTCTGGGATTGTCTCGAATCCCAACGGAGCCGCCCTCGCGATACTTGACCCTGATCCGGCCGACATTTCATTTTCTAACGTTCAAAACCTGATCAGCAATATTGATCGCGTTGCGCTCGTCGAAGAAGCTGTCGACCAACTCGACACGTCGATTCTTCAAATCGGACCACTCAACATCCCATCCGTCCTGTCTGGACTGTTGGGGCTCTTAAAAAACACGCTGGGAGATACCGTTTCCGACTTGCTTGATACGGAACTGCTCGATCCCGTGTCTGCGATTTGCCCTCCACTGCTCACACTGACGGGCGGACTAGAAATCGAGGGCTTGGGACAACTAAGAGTCAATGGCGCGGTACATGTGAACAACAAAGGTGGGCGAGTTGACAGATATGGTCGCCCGGCAGGAAAAAGCGGACTTCCTCCCTACGGGATTTCTTGCATGCCACTGGTGTCAACAACACGACTGGCTGCAAAACACATTTATGTCGCCGGAGGAGTCGACTCGACATCGAACTACTGTCCGTACGACAGCGGTGGTCGCAACCCACTGAGGTGCAACCAACGGCAAGTCCCCGACCCATTCGGATCGCTAGTACCTCCCGCCTATAACCCTGCCACAAGCAAAGGAAACCGCGTCGTCGCGGCGCTTACTGGTAGCGGTGCGAACAACGTTGTGTCCGCATTGCTTTCGCAGATCTCTCCGCTACTGCAAACGTTGCTCTCACCAGTAACAGGGCTGCTCGAGGACCTACTCTGCGATGTCACCTTGGAACCCGGTGTCTACGATTCACTGACAATCGTCTCACTCGGTGGCTCAGTAAAGCTGAACGCTGGAATCTACGTCATCACCGACGTCAGCCCTATCACGCAGATGTCGCTCTGTATTCTTGGATCGGTCGAGGCCGACGGCGTTATGTTCTATATCGCCAAACCGCAGTCGTATATTCCGCTGCCGTCCAACCTTCAGCCCAGTGTTCTGATCGCTCCACTCATCCACACATGCACATTTCGCGGACTAAACAATGGCGTTTCGCCATACAAAGACTTGGTGCTGTACCAAGACCCAACCGACATCCGGCCGATGATCATTGAATCGCAAAATTTGATTGGCACCGGATCGTTTTCAGGAAGCATCTACAACAAAAGCGGCCATGTCACTTGGGTTGCTGGTGGTGGAACCTATGACATGAAAGCGGCCGCCGGAACGATGCGCGTCGTGACCGTCACCAACTCGGAACTCGCGCCCTCCGAACCATTCCCTGCGGCCACCAGCGTGATGTTGCTAGAGTAA
- a CDS encoding TadE/TadG family type IV pilus assembly protein — MARNPVGSQHSASCGIQTISVERMASSEIDLSRLSFSRQQDCISPRTRHIARLGLSAVETAITLPVAMLIIFALLDFGLVSVQQNSLDYSARILCREATMHGADADSVQDQWGPVAISTNAGSGAPEVQSILATLPTMNTEDVSVTINWASGENNPGDSVSVTLEFTHDSFLSGWLEWTQWDLRSECAMPIVN, encoded by the coding sequence ATGGCCCGGAATCCCGTCGGAAGTCAACATTCGGCATCATGTGGAATTCAAACAATTTCGGTAGAACGCATGGCATCATCTGAAATCGATCTCTCCCGACTCAGCTTCAGCCGCCAACAGGATTGCATTTCACCCCGAACAAGACACATTGCTCGATTGGGCCTTAGCGCTGTTGAAACCGCCATCACGTTGCCAGTTGCAATGCTAATCATTTTCGCATTGCTTGACTTCGGTCTGGTATCGGTTCAGCAAAACTCACTGGACTATTCGGCACGAATTCTTTGTCGTGAAGCAACAATGCACGGAGCCGATGCAGACTCCGTCCAAGACCAATGGGGCCCAGTCGCCATCTCGACCAACGCCGGCAGTGGTGCCCCGGAAGTGCAATCGATCCTGGCCACTCTACCGACCATGAATACCGAAGACGTTTCCGTGACGATCAATTGGGCGTCAGGTGAAAACAATCCAGGTGATTCAGTCTCTGTCACTTTAGAATTCACACACGACTCATTTCTAAGCGGTTGGCTCGAATGGACTCAATGGGATCTCCGCTCCGAGTGCGCTATGCCGATTGTTAACTAA
- a CDS encoding TadE/TadG family type IV pilus assembly protein encodes MIARHPRRTAVAAVEFAILAPILLLFAFACVDFGRALGIRSIVCNAARSGATYGASHQFTEFSRGSWEQQVQAAIADEFASLPPIETGPIESNLTVNEVSSGFHYVRIDVGYLFTPIVAWPGIPSEVNIRHHVEFKQFR; translated from the coding sequence ATGATTGCACGCCATCCTCGTCGAACTGCTGTAGCTGCGGTCGAATTCGCAATCTTAGCTCCGATCTTGCTCCTATTCGCATTTGCATGCGTCGATTTCGGACGGGCGTTAGGGATTCGCAGCATTGTCTGCAATGCCGCCAGAAGCGGTGCCACATATGGCGCAAGCCATCAATTCACTGAGTTCAGCCGTGGCTCCTGGGAACAACAAGTGCAAGCAGCGATTGCTGATGAATTTGCATCGTTACCTCCCATCGAAACTGGTCCTATCGAATCGAACCTAACGGTCAACGAAGTCAGCTCAGGATTTCATTACGTTCGCATTGATGTCGGGTACCTGTTCACACCAATCGTGGCATGGCCCGGAATCCCGTCGGAAGTCAACATTCGGCATCATGTGGAATTCAAACAATTTCGGTAG
- a CDS encoding type II secretion system F family protein — protein METLLSLQVATVLGVFGFTALVAYVLLSQFTAYGATVHKRMESLYAGQSQTSTKRSQWVDTKKLGELLVKLSRFASFSNLSQVSSLRRRLATAGVRGKNAVHVLLATRGILMIVPAIVATILWQFGWGSGLEVLYIALTGIAAGWLAPIFWLNRTTVRYRQTLKASLPDFLDLVVVCLDAGLSLQDSLRRVAGELRAAHRELALEMSNVQRDIELGSSLDMAMKRLAERTGYEPIQILSTLITEGHRNGSNIADALRSHSDTLRYQREQAAEENAQRASVKIMLPMMVCIFPATFIVLVGPAAIKIYEAFSGNN, from the coding sequence ATGGAGACATTGCTTTCACTCCAAGTCGCTACCGTGCTTGGGGTCTTTGGCTTTACCGCGTTGGTCGCCTACGTGCTACTGAGTCAGTTCACAGCTTACGGCGCGACGGTTCACAAACGCATGGAATCGCTTTACGCCGGTCAGTCACAGACGAGCACTAAAAGGAGCCAATGGGTCGACACGAAGAAGCTTGGCGAACTGCTAGTCAAGCTATCTCGTTTCGCTTCATTTTCAAACCTGTCTCAAGTGTCATCGCTGCGTCGCAGACTTGCGACAGCGGGGGTTCGAGGGAAAAACGCCGTCCATGTTCTTCTAGCCACCCGTGGAATATTGATGATCGTCCCCGCGATCGTGGCGACGATCCTCTGGCAATTCGGGTGGGGATCAGGCCTTGAAGTGCTCTACATTGCGCTGACGGGAATTGCCGCCGGCTGGCTAGCGCCAATCTTTTGGCTTAACCGAACGACAGTTCGATATCGCCAAACCCTCAAGGCATCTCTACCTGATTTCCTTGATTTGGTCGTCGTCTGCCTCGATGCAGGCCTAAGTTTACAAGACAGCCTTCGCCGTGTCGCAGGAGAACTTCGCGCCGCACACCGTGAACTTGCATTAGAGATGTCAAACGTCCAGCGAGATATTGAGCTGGGGTCATCTCTCGACATGGCGATGAAACGACTGGCGGAACGCACGGGTTACGAACCCATCCAAATCTTGAGCACCCTGATTACCGAAGGGCATCGCAATGGCTCAAACATCGCCGATGCACTACGCAGCCATTCCGATACTTTACGCTACCAACGCGAACAAGCCGCAGAAGAAAACGCCCAACGTGCGTCGGTCAAAATCATGTTGCCGATGATGGTCTGTATTTTCCCCGCGACGTTTATCGTCTTGGTGGGACCAGCCGCGATCAAAATTTACGAAGCATTTTCCGGCAACAACTGA
- a CDS encoding type II secretion system F family protein, whose protein sequence is MLPIIVSAFSFCAVAGGVMLIGTYFSRHRLRAEMLTERRLRELDGSTEQANILSIFKQSSLQSDEQRTTKKRILQAIDRLIDNSEIGCSIKTFLWGSIFLGLAVGAGLYFVISWVAIPLGLASVFAPMALLIMMQRSRNRKLVEQLPGVFQSISRAVRSGKTVNSAMRNIADRFPKPICKEFALCCEQQDRGLTKELAFRKLGERSGVMDMQIFVVALLVQSKSGGDLPDLLQNLASTMEKRGRLKQRVRTLTSEGRMQAVVLLMLPVAAFVALQFIAPDYVETLLTKKELLFMTAGLQCLGFFWIYRIINFRF, encoded by the coding sequence ATGTTGCCAATTATCGTTTCAGCTTTCTCCTTTTGCGCCGTCGCTGGCGGCGTGATGTTGATTGGAACGTATTTCTCCCGCCACCGGTTGCGGGCGGAAATGCTCACCGAACGACGTCTTCGGGAACTCGACGGATCGACTGAACAAGCCAATATACTTTCCATCTTCAAACAGTCTTCGCTTCAGTCGGATGAGCAGCGCACGACTAAGAAGAGGATCCTTCAAGCGATAGATCGATTGATCGACAACAGCGAAATTGGATGCAGCATCAAAACCTTTTTATGGGGCAGCATCTTCCTAGGGCTGGCCGTCGGAGCGGGTCTATATTTCGTGATCAGCTGGGTTGCCATCCCGCTCGGATTGGCGTCTGTATTTGCACCGATGGCGTTGCTCATCATGATGCAGCGTTCACGCAATCGTAAACTCGTTGAGCAGTTGCCCGGCGTGTTCCAGTCGATCAGCCGCGCGGTAAGATCGGGAAAAACAGTCAACTCAGCGATGAGAAACATTGCCGACCGTTTCCCCAAACCGATCTGCAAGGAGTTCGCACTCTGCTGTGAACAACAAGATCGCGGCTTAACCAAAGAGCTTGCCTTTCGAAAGCTAGGAGAACGCAGCGGCGTCATGGACATGCAAATCTTTGTCGTCGCATTGCTTGTTCAGTCAAAGTCGGGTGGAGATTTACCAGACCTTCTGCAAAACCTTGCTTCGACGATGGAAAAGCGTGGCCGCCTTAAACAACGCGTGCGCACGCTAACCAGTGAAGGCCGTATGCAGGCGGTCGTGCTATTGATGCTTCCCGTCGCCGCGTTTGTCGCTCTCCAGTTCATCGCTCCGGATTATGTCGAAACCCTACTGACCAAAAAAGAGCTGTTGTTCATGACCGCTGGGCTTCAATGCCTGGGATTCTTCTGGATCTACCGTATCATCAACTTTCGGTTTTAA
- a CDS encoding CpaF family protein: MTAANNPSHEIWFQNLKAEIHERLIAELDLEASRSVDESVMRQELRIGVERLCDKHSDLLSSVDRLRLIEELLNETLGLGPLEPLMNDPSVSDILINGPTNIYVERKGVLERTSVRFRDNDHLIDIVQRISGRVGRRIDESSPMVDARLPDGSRLNAVIHPLALDGALVSIRRFATNVLDIKDLIVRQTATSDMLSFLSACVKAKLNILVSGGTGGGKTTLLNLLSGFIEKTERIATIEDAAELRLQQPHVARMETRTANIDGKGAITSGDLLKNALRMRPDRIIVGECRGAEAFDMLQAMNTGHDGSMSTIHANNTREALSRLEMLVGMAAPELPMWFIHRQIASAINIVVQVERMTGGHRKIVQISEVTGVHGELISMHDIFEFRRTGIDKNGHATGVFEATGVVPNCMTRLQESGIRPRDVQVV, from the coding sequence GTGACAGCCGCTAACAACCCGTCGCATGAAATCTGGTTTCAGAACCTAAAGGCTGAAATCCACGAACGGCTCATTGCAGAACTGGACCTTGAAGCGTCACGTTCAGTCGACGAGTCCGTCATGCGCCAAGAATTAAGGATTGGTGTCGAACGGCTTTGTGATAAGCACTCTGACCTGCTATCAAGCGTCGACCGTCTTCGCCTTATCGAAGAGCTTTTAAATGAGACCTTGGGCCTGGGGCCTCTCGAGCCTCTGATGAACGACCCTTCGGTGTCTGACATTTTGATCAATGGGCCGACCAATATCTATGTCGAACGCAAAGGGGTACTCGAACGAACCTCTGTTCGATTCCGAGACAACGATCACTTGATTGATATCGTTCAACGAATCTCCGGCCGCGTCGGCAGACGCATCGACGAGTCGTCTCCGATGGTCGATGCCCGGTTACCCGACGGCAGCCGACTGAACGCCGTCATCCACCCCTTGGCTCTGGATGGTGCCTTGGTTTCCATCCGCCGTTTTGCCACCAACGTTCTGGATATCAAGGACTTGATCGTCCGCCAAACGGCAACCTCGGACATGCTGTCGTTCTTATCAGCATGCGTAAAAGCCAAGCTGAACATCTTGGTCTCCGGAGGCACTGGCGGCGGTAAAACAACTCTTTTGAATCTACTTTCTGGCTTTATCGAAAAGACGGAACGAATCGCAACGATCGAGGATGCGGCAGAACTGCGTCTTCAACAACCGCACGTTGCCCGAATGGAAACCCGAACTGCCAACATCGACGGGAAAGGCGCGATCACCTCAGGTGACTTATTGAAAAACGCTTTACGGATGCGTCCCGACCGAATCATCGTCGGGGAATGCCGTGGCGCAGAGGCATTCGACATGCTGCAAGCGATGAACACCGGACACGACGGAAGCATGTCGACCATCCACGCCAACAATACACGTGAAGCGCTCAGCCGCCTTGAAATGCTTGTCGGGATGGCGGCCCCAGAGCTTCCGATGTGGTTCATTCACCGACAGATCGCCTCCGCAATCAACATTGTGGTCCAAGTGGAACGCATGACAGGTGGTCACCGAAAGATTGTGCAGATCTCAGAAGTCACAGGCGTTCACGGCGAACTGATCAGCATGCACGACATCTTCGAATTTCGTCGCACAGGCATTGACAAGAACGGTCATGCCACAGGCGTGTTCGAAGCAACTGGCGTCGTACCGAACTGCATGACCCGGCTGCAAGAATCGGGTATTCGCCCACGTGATGTCCAGGTTGTCTAG
- a CDS encoding CpaE family protein produces MNEFWIINENEDVTARLRNELVEAGVAHHEGREVELAWISKEMENMLVPGCVCFLALRSIDKEVLDTISRFHEQGSAKVVVLVQAIESDVALNLFRAGASDVLTLTESFRTDFIKLLSRLHASTVGTGKVGKIISVLPTNSNYDSCLLSVNLAAAFAKAAGKCALIDLHIQGGDLGTMLNMSPTHNLRDLLTQRMGLDDSMIDQVVANHSCGIALIAGPPMFSDRRDLDLNLCSRIIEYTTLSRPYTLVHIDSPMYSEQMRALVASEFIFVTCRLDMSSVVRTKEILKYLASNGVNPDAIRVVFFVSESESELPQASVKKVLQIQELLPVLIEPSNFTASINLGEPIVLNNPGCKSAQGFLKVAQCVTGIKGTGNKTDKNASPAKQPSLLNRLGSVIRPFPGASSQSAK; encoded by the coding sequence ATGAACGAATTCTGGATCATCAACGAGAATGAAGATGTCACCGCGAGATTACGAAACGAGCTTGTCGAAGCTGGGGTGGCGCACCACGAGGGACGGGAAGTCGAACTAGCCTGGATTTCCAAAGAGATGGAAAACATGCTGGTCCCGGGCTGCGTTTGCTTCCTGGCACTGCGATCGATTGACAAGGAAGTTCTAGATACGATCAGCCGATTTCATGAACAAGGCTCGGCGAAAGTCGTCGTCTTGGTGCAGGCAATCGAGTCTGACGTGGCGTTGAATCTATTCCGAGCCGGAGCTTCAGACGTGTTAACGCTCACGGAAAGCTTTCGCACGGACTTTATCAAGCTTCTTTCCAGACTTCATGCGTCGACGGTCGGCACTGGAAAAGTCGGAAAGATCATTTCGGTCCTACCGACAAACAGCAACTATGACTCCTGCCTGCTGTCGGTCAACCTTGCCGCAGCGTTTGCGAAAGCTGCCGGAAAATGCGCATTGATCGACCTCCACATCCAGGGTGGAGACCTCGGCACGATGTTGAACATGAGCCCAACACACAATCTGCGTGACTTGCTGACGCAAAGGATGGGCCTAGATGATTCGATGATCGATCAAGTGGTGGCGAACCATAGTTGTGGGATCGCGCTGATCGCGGGCCCTCCGATGTTTTCCGACCGAAGAGACCTTGACCTCAATCTCTGCAGTCGGATCATCGAATACACAACGCTGTCACGCCCCTACACGCTTGTGCATATCGACTCCCCGATGTACAGCGAACAGATGCGTGCTTTGGTTGCTAGCGAGTTCATCTTTGTCACATGTCGGCTGGATATGTCATCAGTCGTCCGCACCAAAGAAATACTCAAGTACCTGGCCAGCAATGGCGTCAACCCAGACGCGATAAGAGTCGTCTTCTTTGTCAGCGAAAGTGAAAGTGAACTCCCACAAGCGAGTGTCAAGAAAGTTCTCCAAATTCAAGAACTGCTGCCGGTGCTGATTGAACCATCAAACTTCACCGCATCGATCAATCTGGGCGAGCCAATTGTCTTAAATAACCCCGGTTGCAAGTCGGCGCAAGGTTTCCTGAAGGTCGCCCAGTGTGTTACCGGGATCAAAGGCACCGGCAATAAAACAGACAAGAACGCGTCGCCGGCCAAACAACCTTCGCTGCTTAATCGACTCGGCAGTGTGATTCGACCGTTCCCCGGGGCGTCGAGCCAGTCCGCAAAATAG